One segment of Opitutaceae bacterium DNA contains the following:
- the smpB gene encoding SsrA-binding protein SmpB, translating into MAAAKKNASDAARFTEIRNAKALRDYTIDERFEAGLQLRGTEVKSIRAGRAQINDAFGRYEKGELWMHGAHIEEYAFGNRFNHDARRVRKLLLHRHQIRKIGQALEAGGQALIPLRMYFKEALVKVEVALCTGKKLFDKRQDLKKKAETLEMKKAFKYRR; encoded by the coding sequence ATGGCTGCCGCAAAGAAAAACGCATCCGATGCGGCTCGTTTTACCGAGATCCGCAATGCCAAGGCGCTTCGCGATTATACGATCGATGAGCGTTTTGAGGCGGGGCTGCAGTTGCGTGGGACGGAGGTGAAGTCGATCCGCGCCGGGCGGGCGCAGATCAACGACGCCTTTGGGCGGTACGAGAAGGGCGAGCTCTGGATGCATGGGGCGCACATTGAGGAGTACGCGTTTGGCAACCGATTCAACCACGATGCCAGGAGGGTGCGGAAGCTGCTGCTTCACCGACACCAGATCCGCAAGATCGGCCAGGCGCTGGAGGCGGGCGGCCAGGCGCTGATTCCGCTGCGGATGTATTTCAAGGAGGCGCTGGTCAAGGTGGAGGTGGCGCTCTGCACGGGCAAAAAACTCTTCGACAAGCGCCAGGATCTCAAGAAGAAGGCTGAGACGCTCGAAATGAAGAAAGCCTTCAAGTACCGCCGCTGA
- the cls gene encoding cardiolipin synthase — MEIPHESVQDVVSTSIVTHLLTVAGFLLAVFAIARLLSQKRPPSNTVAWLLVIVLIPYLGVPLFLLLGGRKLRRIMKHKLKLQPESAERTHTVSPLSHTATALTIARSGGNPPVTGNSVRLLTEGSEAFTVFMDHIRAAQHSIHIMTFILGRDETGRALIELLARRAREGVKVRLLLDAVGCMFSAHGFCNPLREAGGEVVRFLPVLPLASRGTANLRNHRKIAVFDHATAIVGGHNLARDYMGPSHWKKRFADFGAVISGPAAAELNEIFLADWSFASRQPGHLLHKDIPPNTETSHGSSVLQVVASGPDLAGDTLYEGLLAMIQDAESSIWIVTPYFIPDEVLLRSLIVKARAGRDVTLVLPARSNHRVTDFARRHYLRQLQRAGARILLYTPGMLHSKAVIVDGRVGMLGSANFDLRSLFVNFEIGVVLYTHSDVEAMRAWAHGLFEHCRPPSPERRRRERLLGNLAEDISRLLAPLL; from the coding sequence ATGGAGATTCCTCATGAGAGCGTGCAGGATGTCGTCTCGACAAGCATTGTCACCCACCTGCTGACGGTGGCGGGATTCCTGCTCGCCGTTTTCGCCATCGCCCGCCTGCTCAGCCAAAAGCGTCCGCCAAGCAACACCGTGGCGTGGCTTCTCGTGATCGTGCTCATCCCGTACCTGGGCGTTCCGCTTTTCCTGCTCCTGGGAGGACGCAAGCTGCGCCGGATCATGAAGCACAAGCTGAAGCTTCAGCCCGAGAGCGCGGAACGCACGCACACGGTCTCCCCCCTGAGCCACACGGCCACCGCACTGACGATCGCGCGCTCAGGCGGCAATCCTCCCGTGACCGGAAACTCGGTGCGCCTGCTCACCGAGGGGAGCGAGGCCTTCACCGTGTTCATGGATCACATCCGGGCCGCACAACACTCGATACACATCATGACCTTCATACTCGGCCGCGACGAAACGGGGCGCGCGCTGATCGAGCTGCTCGCACGGCGCGCTCGCGAGGGTGTGAAGGTGCGGCTGCTGCTGGATGCCGTCGGATGCATGTTTTCCGCTCACGGCTTCTGCAATCCGCTTCGCGAGGCCGGAGGTGAAGTCGTGCGTTTCCTGCCCGTGCTTCCCCTCGCCTCCCGCGGCACCGCCAATCTTCGCAACCACAGGAAAATCGCCGTTTTCGATCATGCCACCGCCATCGTGGGGGGACACAACCTCGCCCGCGACTACATGGGCCCATCCCACTGGAAGAAGCGCTTCGCCGACTTCGGTGCCGTCATCTCCGGTCCCGCCGCCGCCGAACTCAATGAAATCTTTCTGGCGGATTGGAGTTTCGCCTCCCGCCAGCCGGGTCACCTGCTGCACAAGGACATTCCGCCAAACACCGAGACCTCACATGGATCCAGCGTTCTTCAGGTGGTCGCGAGCGGTCCGGATCTGGCTGGCGACACCTTGTACGAAGGTCTGCTGGCCATGATCCAGGATGCGGAATCCAGCATCTGGATTGTCACTCCCTACTTCATTCCCGACGAGGTCCTGCTGCGGTCGCTCATCGTGAAGGCCCGCGCCGGGCGCGATGTCACACTGGTGCTTCCCGCGCGATCCAATCATCGCGTCACGGATTTCGCGCGGCGCCACTACCTGCGCCAGTTGCAGCGCGCGGGTGCCCGCATTCTGCTCTACACACCCGGGATGCTGCACAGCAAGGCCGTCATCGTCGACGGCAGGGTCGGCATGCTGGGCAGCGCAAATTTCGATCTGCGCAGTCTCTTCGTCAATTTCGAGATCGGCGTGGTGCTCTATACGCACAGCGACGTCGAAGCGATGCGTGCCTGGGCGCACGGCCTGTTCGAACACTGCCGTCCACCCTCGCCCGAGCGCCGCCGCCGCGAGCGCCTCCTCGGCAATCTCGCCGAGGACATCAGCCGCCTCCTCGCCCCGCTGCTGTAG
- a CDS encoding ABC transporter ATP-binding protein produces MTPAVEMVGVSHEYCGGGLHRTVQALKDVTFSIGEGEMVGLLGPNGSGKSTLIRVVLGLLRPTSGVVRISGGPPDSLASRMLVGFVPDSPCYHRHLTARELLDFYAQLHGISRHLRRTRVAAVLEETGIGHAADRRIAGFSKGMLQRLGFAQAILHEPRMLILDEPGNGLDQDGIDLVGGMLAGFRARGITVLVASHQISLMESACDRVVFLVDGRLVHIETLAETRNGLGGEAVGAQRSVVELRGEPGLLGVYRAVVKSARGGRRAA; encoded by the coding sequence ATGACACCCGCGGTCGAAATGGTGGGTGTGAGTCATGAATATTGTGGAGGGGGACTCCACCGAACCGTCCAGGCACTGAAGGATGTCACATTCAGCATTGGAGAAGGCGAGATGGTGGGGCTGCTTGGTCCGAATGGCTCCGGCAAGAGCACGCTCATAAGAGTGGTGCTGGGGTTGTTGAGGCCGACCTCGGGTGTGGTGCGCATATCTGGCGGCCCCCCGGATTCATTGGCCAGCAGGATGCTCGTTGGCTTCGTGCCGGATTCCCCCTGCTACCACCGGCATCTGACAGCGCGCGAGCTGCTCGATTTCTATGCGCAACTGCACGGAATCAGCCGGCACCTGCGGCGAACACGGGTAGCGGCGGTGCTGGAGGAAACCGGCATCGGCCATGCGGCGGATCGCAGGATTGCGGGATTCTCGAAGGGGATGCTTCAGCGGCTCGGATTTGCGCAGGCCATTCTTCATGAACCGCGCATGCTGATCCTCGACGAACCCGGCAATGGTCTGGATCAGGACGGCATCGATCTTGTGGGCGGCATGCTGGCGGGATTTCGCGCGCGCGGAATAACCGTGCTCGTGGCGTCGCATCAGATTTCCCTCATGGAATCGGCGTGCGATCGGGTCGTGTTTCTTGTCGATGGACGGCTGGTGCACATTGAAACGCTGGCGGAAACACGGAATGGACTCGGTGGCGAGGCTGTCGGTGCGCAACGGAGCGTGGTTGAGCTGCGCGGAGAGCCTGGATTGCTGGGTGTCTATCGCGCAGTGGTGAAGTCGGCGCGCGGCGGGCGGCGCGCCGCATGA
- a CDS encoding ABC transporter permease, protein MTKCKAVGALKFGCSGRRVVAVANQAVREGMRHCVPLGFGLGILFLVAGVGILRSLHFGTDPVEFVSGLGLAGMSVFGWLCTIVLTVQFFHGEFEARTSRMLFTRPLGRFEFVLGRWLGTVVLMGVFFASAAVALTGQVGLMADADAGGAGWRHWEIVSGGMIAWFKCALLAAAVQCAAAALCGRLLATMAGVTILVICHARPVLDDAARRIGSPILEMIVRGVARAVPDFPSLDIDPLRSGSVMDFLGAISPPMLHGGVYLVGLLIAGGLILRGREA, encoded by the coding sequence ATGACGAAGTGCAAGGCCGTGGGTGCATTGAAATTTGGTTGCTCGGGGCGCAGGGTGGTGGCGGTCGCGAATCAGGCGGTGCGGGAGGGCATGCGCCATTGCGTGCCACTTGGTTTCGGGCTGGGGATCCTGTTTCTTGTCGCGGGTGTCGGGATCCTGCGAAGTCTGCATTTCGGGACTGATCCCGTTGAATTTGTCAGCGGGCTTGGGCTGGCGGGGATGTCCGTTTTTGGCTGGTTGTGCACGATCGTTCTTACGGTGCAGTTTTTTCATGGAGAGTTTGAGGCCCGCACTTCGCGCATGCTTTTCACGAGGCCGCTGGGTCGGTTTGAATTCGTGCTTGGCAGGTGGCTGGGAACGGTGGTGCTGATGGGCGTATTTTTCGCTTCGGCCGCAGTGGCTCTCACTGGCCAGGTTGGCCTGATGGCGGATGCGGACGCCGGTGGTGCGGGGTGGCGGCACTGGGAAATCGTGTCGGGCGGCATGATCGCGTGGTTCAAGTGTGCGCTGCTCGCGGCCGCTGTGCAGTGCGCAGCGGCGGCGTTGTGTGGACGTCTCCTGGCAACCATGGCGGGAGTGACGATCCTTGTCATTTGCCATGCGCGTCCGGTGCTCGACGATGCGGCGCGAAGGATTGGGTCGCCGATTCTGGAGATGATCGTCCGGGGTGTGGCGAGGGCGGTTCCCGATTTTCCCAGTCTCGACATTGACCCTTTGCGAAGTGGAAGCGTCATGGACTTTCTCGGCGCAATTTCCCCGCCCATGCTCCATGGAGGCGTTTATCTTGTCGGACTGTTGATCGCGGGCGGGCTGATCCTGCGCGGAAGAGAGGCATGA
- the thrB gene encoding homoserine kinase, translating into MSLTSVTVRVPASTSNCGAGFDTLGLALNIHNHVTLTRIPGALPRAERPSDEQALAMVTEAAGAFHSAVGREPAGFSYRIEGDVPSARGLGSSITVIAGVLAGLDALLAAKQSRHRLVEIATDLEGHPDNASAGILGGFCVSRCDPDSGKYRGTIRFELPDDLKFVTASPAQELLTKASRGVLPATLPYFDAVKSINSATYLVAAIASGRYDELRHAVSDFMHEPYRLPGIRGGGEAIAAGIRAGAYTGWLSGSGSSVLCVARATAATAVAAAMKAAFADKGVSAQSRVLTCDNTGLRVL; encoded by the coding sequence ATGAGTCTCACTTCCGTCACGGTGCGGGTTCCCGCCAGCACCTCCAACTGTGGGGCGGGTTTCGACACCCTGGGCCTCGCGCTGAACATCCACAATCACGTGACGCTGACCCGGATCCCGGGAGCGCTGCCGCGCGCGGAGCGTCCGTCCGATGAGCAGGCGCTTGCGATGGTTACCGAGGCGGCCGGGGCGTTCCATTCCGCGGTGGGGAGGGAGCCGGCTGGTTTTTCCTATCGCATCGAGGGCGACGTGCCCTCGGCCCGGGGACTTGGTTCGAGCATCACCGTCATTGCGGGCGTGCTTGCAGGGCTTGATGCGCTGCTGGCGGCGAAACAGTCGCGACATCGCCTGGTGGAGATCGCGACGGATCTGGAGGGACATCCCGACAACGCCAGCGCGGGAATCCTCGGCGGCTTCTGTGTTTCACGCTGCGATCCGGACTCCGGAAAGTACCGGGGCACGATCCGCTTTGAGCTGCCGGATGACTTGAAGTTTGTCACCGCCTCCCCGGCGCAGGAGCTGCTGACGAAGGCATCCCGAGGCGTGCTGCCCGCGACGCTTCCGTATTTTGATGCGGTAAAGAGCATCAACAGCGCCACCTATCTGGTGGCGGCGATCGCATCGGGGCGGTACGATGAACTGAGGCATGCCGTGTCGGACTTCATGCATGAACCGTATCGCCTTCCGGGAATACGCGGTGGAGGCGAGGCGATTGCCGCAGGCATTCGAGCGGGCGCGTACACCGGCTGGCTGAGCGGCAGCGGCTCGAGCGTGCTGTGCGTGGCGCGGGCCACGGCGGCCACCGCCGTGGCCGCCGCGATGAAGGCGGCATTTGCCGACAAGGGAGTCAGCGCCCAGTCCCGCGTGCTGACCTGCGACAACACCGGCCTGCGCGTGCTGTAG
- a CDS encoding Gfo/Idh/MocA family oxidoreductase, whose translation MKRRDFLTHTAGAVAAGGLLPSFAGAQTGSGRSDIPPSTTYVPGPLPKPVVKAGEFIFAAAHFDHNHITGQCTSLKDAGATLKWIYDPDAKKVEAIRKRFPEARVARAFDEILADPEVRLVTAAAVTSERGPLGCRVMEAGKDYFTDKAPFTTLEQLAQAREVAARTGRKYMVYYGERLISEAGMFATQLVQDGVVGRVVQVLGLGPHRLSKASRPAWFFQREKYGGILCDIGSHQCEQFLTYAGASDATVTHAAVGNFANPDTPELEDFGEASFTADNGATHMFRVDWLTPDGLGTWGDGRTFILGTKGYIELRKYIDVARERTPDHVYLVDQKGEHHIPVDGKVGAPFFRQFILDCLNRTEKAMTQKHAFKAAELSLKAQARAQWLTSKGL comes from the coding sequence ATGAAACGTCGCGATTTTCTGACCCACACCGCAGGTGCCGTGGCAGCCGGTGGGTTGCTGCCGTCATTTGCTGGCGCCCAGACGGGAAGTGGTCGCAGTGACATCCCTCCAAGCACGACCTATGTGCCGGGACCGCTGCCCAAGCCCGTGGTCAAGGCCGGGGAGTTCATTTTTGCCGCCGCCCATTTCGATCACAACCACATCACGGGCCAGTGCACTTCGTTGAAGGATGCCGGGGCGACCCTCAAATGGATCTACGATCCGGATGCTAAAAAGGTTGAAGCGATTCGGAAGCGTTTCCCGGAGGCTAGGGTGGCTCGTGCGTTCGATGAAATCCTGGCTGATCCCGAGGTGAGGCTGGTGACGGCGGCCGCGGTTACTTCGGAGCGGGGCCCCTTGGGCTGCCGGGTCATGGAGGCTGGAAAGGACTATTTTACTGACAAGGCTCCCTTCACGACGCTCGAGCAACTCGCGCAGGCCAGGGAGGTGGCAGCGAGGACCGGAAGAAAGTACATGGTTTACTATGGTGAGAGGTTGATTTCGGAGGCTGGCATGTTTGCGACACAGCTCGTGCAGGATGGGGTGGTGGGGAGGGTGGTCCAGGTTCTGGGGCTGGGACCGCATCGACTCAGCAAGGCATCGCGCCCCGCGTGGTTTTTCCAGCGCGAGAAGTACGGGGGGATCCTATGCGACATCGGAAGTCATCAATGCGAGCAGTTTCTCACGTATGCCGGCGCCAGCGATGCCACCGTGACGCATGCGGCTGTGGGGAATTTCGCGAATCCCGACACCCCGGAACTCGAGGATTTCGGCGAGGCATCCTTCACGGCGGACAATGGGGCGACCCATATGTTTCGCGTCGACTGGCTGACGCCGGACGGCCTTGGCACCTGGGGAGACGGCCGCACGTTCATACTCGGGACCAAGGGCTATATCGAGCTTCGCAAGTACATCGATGTCGCGCGTGAGAGGACTCCGGACCACGTCTATCTTGTCGATCAGAAGGGAGAGCACCACATCCCTGTGGACGGAAAGGTCGGAGCTCCGTTTTTCAGGCAGTTCATCCTCGATTGTCTGAACCGCACCGAGAAAGCCATGACGCAGAAGCATGCGTTCAAGGCGGCGGAACTGTCGCTGAAGGCGCAGGCGAGGGCCCAGTGGTTGACCTCGAAGGGCTTGTGA
- the rplU gene encoding 50S ribosomal protein L21, with the protein MKATIKTQGQQYVVTEGDILTVHRFPNTEKGNTVTIKDVLATGEGESFRVGTPTLAGASVTATILENKRGRKIVVFKKNKRKGYERKQGHRQELSVIKIDSISL; encoded by the coding sequence ATGAAAGCCACGATCAAAACCCAAGGCCAGCAGTACGTCGTCACAGAAGGCGATATCCTGACCGTGCACCGCTTTCCGAATACGGAAAAAGGCAACACGGTCACGATCAAGGACGTGCTGGCCACCGGCGAAGGCGAATCTTTCAGGGTCGGCACGCCGACGCTTGCCGGTGCATCCGTCACCGCCACCATCTTGGAAAACAAGCGCGGCAGGAAGATCGTTGTTTTCAAGAAGAACAAGCGGAAGGGCTACGAGCGCAAGCAGGGCCACCGCCAGGAACTCTCGGTCATCAAGATCGATTCCATCTCCCTCTAA
- the cysC gene encoding adenylyl-sulfate kinase, with amino-acid sequence MSETGTHLHPIFERVISRLEKEKRLKQTARAIWLFGLSGSGKSTLAVALERSLADQGVTTHLLDGDNLRTGLNRGLGFSDSDRSEGLRRAAEVARLFVQAGIVTICSFITPLRSQRETARQVLGREDFLPVYVKASFETCAKRDPKGLYARAARGDLAQFTGRDSAFEEPLAEESVFVIDTDALSPAESSTRLLEHVCARIHR; translated from the coding sequence ATGTCTGAAACCGGAACCCATCTGCATCCGATCTTTGAGCGCGTGATTTCGCGCCTTGAGAAGGAGAAGCGGCTTAAGCAGACGGCGCGAGCCATCTGGCTTTTTGGGCTGAGCGGTTCCGGAAAGTCCACGCTGGCAGTCGCGCTTGAACGCTCTCTCGCGGATCAAGGAGTGACCACCCACCTGCTCGATGGCGACAATCTCCGGACAGGGCTGAATCGCGGGTTGGGATTCAGCGACTCCGATCGTTCGGAAGGGCTTCGGCGGGCGGCGGAGGTTGCCAGGCTGTTTGTGCAGGCTGGAATCGTGACGATCTGCTCCTTCATCACTCCGCTGCGGAGCCAGCGCGAAACGGCCCGGCAGGTCCTTGGGCGGGAAGATTTCCTCCCCGTGTACGTGAAGGCCAGTTTTGAAACATGCGCAAAGCGGGATCCCAAGGGATTGTATGCCAGAGCGGCGAGAGGCGACCTGGCGCAGTTTACGGGACGCGATTCCGCGTTTGAGGAACCGCTGGCGGAGGAGTCCGTTTTTGTCATCGATACAGATGCGTTGTCGCCTGCGGAGTCATCGACGCGACTCCTGGAGCATGTTTGCGCGCGGATTCATCGGTAG
- a CDS encoding rod shape-determining protein encodes MPTITSERPVASPANTGAPSTPSPSQPVAAKIADRKVILVGFDLGTNKSCVLACAAGSGDIAVSKVVPSVVGYVKDGIVDGIISGNSRILFGDQAIQSALHATVIPPLAEGVVAHMAAARDFLRHIRSLADPSGLAEIRAVIGVPANADESSRENIRQAAMGAFDRIILIPEPFLSALGYRDESRVGQPGYVDPVTNSLFVDIGGGTSDLCLVQGYFPNADDQISIRFAGDAIDSIIETELNRTYPNNGLSRTKIREIKEAHSYVGPIRKPIDVRVILAGKAHVLELGDVLGRSANSLVDRIYPALVTLISRASSDSVVTLLQNIVITGGGSQLKGIDTVLQQRLADDGYESPRVKLAGQDYKRYVALGSLKAARSARENQWQVLLR; translated from the coding sequence ATGCCAACCATCACATCCGAACGTCCAGTCGCATCGCCCGCAAACACGGGCGCGCCATCAACGCCCAGTCCCTCCCAGCCCGTTGCCGCGAAAATCGCCGATCGAAAGGTGATCCTGGTTGGCTTCGACCTGGGAACCAACAAGTCCTGCGTCCTCGCCTGCGCGGCGGGCTCCGGCGACATCGCCGTCAGCAAGGTGGTCCCGAGTGTCGTCGGATACGTGAAGGACGGCATTGTCGATGGCATCATCTCCGGAAACTCGCGCATTCTTTTCGGAGACCAGGCCATCCAGAGCGCACTCCACGCGACCGTCATTCCTCCCCTTGCTGAAGGCGTCGTTGCACACATGGCCGCCGCGCGTGATTTCCTGCGTCACATCCGCAGCCTCGCGGATCCCTCGGGACTCGCGGAAATCCGAGCGGTCATTGGTGTTCCGGCCAACGCGGATGAGTCCTCCCGCGAAAACATCCGGCAGGCCGCCATGGGCGCGTTCGACCGAATCATTCTCATCCCCGAACCGTTCCTTTCAGCGCTCGGCTACCGAGATGAGTCCCGGGTCGGTCAGCCCGGCTATGTCGATCCGGTGACCAACTCCCTGTTTGTCGACATCGGCGGCGGCACAAGCGACCTGTGTCTGGTGCAGGGGTACTTTCCCAACGCGGACGACCAAATCTCAATTCGCTTCGCAGGCGATGCGATCGACTCAATAATCGAGACGGAGCTCAATCGCACCTATCCCAACAACGGGCTGTCGCGCACAAAGATTCGCGAAATCAAAGAAGCCCACTCGTATGTCGGACCGATTCGCAAACCCATCGATGTGCGCGTCATTCTCGCCGGCAAGGCCCATGTGCTGGAACTCGGCGACGTTCTCGGACGCTCCGCAAACAGCCTTGTCGATCGAATTTACCCCGCCCTCGTGACGCTCATATCTCGCGCGTCCTCGGACAGCGTGGTGACCCTGCTTCAGAACATCGTGATCACGGGTGGTGGATCGCAGTTGAAGGGAATCGACACGGTCCTTCAGCAGAGACTCGCCGACGACGGATACGAATCGCCCCGGGTCAAACTCGCCGGCCAGGACTACAAGCGGTACGTTGCCCTCGGCTCGCTCAAGGCCGCGCGATCCGCCCGCGAGAACCAATGGCAGGTCCTGCTGCGATAA
- the cysD gene encoding sulfate adenylyltransferase subunit CysD: MSSYHLTHLSQLEHEAIFVMREVAAQFERPALLFSGGKDSIVMVRLAQKAFAPAKIPFPLVHVDTGHNFVETLEFRDRLVKQTGARLIVRRVEDSIQAGRAQEEKGPNPSRNSLQIVTLLDAIEEFKFDACLGGARRDEEKARAKERFFSHRDEFGQWDPKNQRPELWNLFNGRKHPGEHFRVFPLSNWTEMDVWQYIAREKLAIPSIYFSHRRRTVKRGGVLLAETQYITLLDGEEYRERVVRFRTVGDATCTGAVESSAATLEEIIQEVASARVTERGARADDKRSETAMEDRKKAGYF, translated from the coding sequence ATGAGTTCCTATCACCTTACGCACCTTTCGCAGCTTGAGCACGAAGCGATCTTTGTGATGCGCGAAGTCGCCGCGCAGTTTGAGCGTCCGGCACTGCTTTTTTCCGGAGGCAAGGACTCGATCGTCATGGTGCGGCTCGCCCAGAAGGCGTTCGCACCCGCAAAAATTCCATTCCCGCTCGTCCATGTGGACACGGGGCACAATTTCGTGGAGACGCTGGAATTCAGGGACAGGCTGGTGAAACAGACGGGGGCGCGACTCATCGTTCGCCGTGTGGAGGATTCAATCCAGGCGGGTCGCGCGCAGGAGGAGAAGGGGCCGAATCCCTCCCGCAACAGCCTTCAGATTGTGACGCTTCTGGACGCGATTGAGGAGTTCAAGTTTGACGCCTGTCTTGGCGGCGCCCGGCGGGACGAGGAGAAGGCGCGCGCGAAGGAGCGGTTCTTTTCGCATCGGGACGAATTCGGCCAGTGGGATCCCAAGAACCAGCGTCCGGAGCTCTGGAACCTTTTCAACGGGCGCAAGCACCCGGGTGAGCATTTCCGCGTGTTTCCCCTGTCGAACTGGACGGAGATGGATGTGTGGCAGTACATCGCGCGCGAAAAGCTGGCGATACCGTCGATCTACTTTTCGCACCGGCGGCGCACCGTCAAGCGGGGCGGCGTGCTTCTTGCGGAGACGCAGTACATCACGCTGCTCGATGGCGAGGAGTACCGCGAGCGCGTGGTCCGTTTCAGAACGGTGGGGGACGCCACCTGCACGGGTGCGGTGGAGAGCTCCGCCGCGACGCTCGAGGAGATCATTCAGGAGGTCGCGTCCGCACGGGTCACGGAGCGCGGCGCGCGTGCGGATGACAAACGCTCCGAGACCGCCATGGAGGATCGCAAGAAGGCCGGGTATTTCTGA
- the rpmA gene encoding 50S ribosomal protein L27, which produces MAHKKGQGTSSNGRDSHSQRLGVKKFGGQSVLAGNIIVRQCGSKLHAGKNVGIGRDWTLFALKDGTVSFDKAHRLVNVI; this is translated from the coding sequence ATGGCACACAAGAAAGGTCAGGGAACATCAAGCAACGGGCGTGACAGTCACTCCCAGCGCCTCGGTGTGAAGAAATTTGGCGGTCAGTCCGTTCTCGCAGGCAACATCATCGTTCGCCAGTGCGGATCCAAACTCCATGCCGGCAAGAACGTCGGCATAGGCCGCGACTGGACGCTCTTCGCCCTCAAGGACGGCACAGTCTCCTTCGACAAGGCACACCGCCTCGTCAACGTCATCTAG
- a CDS encoding DNA-directed RNA polymerase subunit omega → MRDDYIKEALGIISDPNVLINVVSRRVKQLKRGNRPLVESLEKLSPEDIALREIIEGKISFELAGESAA, encoded by the coding sequence ATGAGAGACGACTACATCAAAGAAGCACTCGGCATCATCTCCGATCCCAATGTCCTGATCAATGTGGTATCCCGCCGCGTCAAGCAGTTGAAGCGCGGCAACCGGCCGCTGGTTGAATCGCTTGAAAAGCTGTCCCCCGAGGATATCGCCCTGCGCGAGATCATCGAAGGCAAGATCAGTTTCGAACTGGCTGGGGAGTCCGCAGCCTGA
- a CDS encoding 50S ribosome-binding GTPase has product MSSDTNYLSMDLLRFTTAGSVDDGKSTLIGRLLYDSKAIFDDQLEAIERATEQRGEDHLNLSLLTDGLRAEREQGITIDVAYRYFATPRRKFIIADTPGHIQYTRNMITGASTANLAIVLVDARKGIVEQTCRHSFVAALLRIQHLVVAVNKMDLVDWSEERFNEIVHKYKEFASRLEIPDIRFIPLSALHGDNVVEPSARMPWHQGGSLLYALETVYIGSDINHVDARFPVQTVIRPNTNEHHDYRGFAGRIAGGVFKPGDSVVALPSGRTSRIASIHGPDGIVGEAFAPMSVAMTLEDEIDISRGDMLVKANNAPQGSQDIEAMICWFSEKPLQPGGKYLIRHTTREAKCVVKTVRYKVDINTLHRVPEDTSIGMNDIGRIYLRSSQILMCDTYRRNRATGSFILVDEFSNATLAAGMIVATSHADLPAGEFMDMGGL; this is encoded by the coding sequence ATGTCATCCGACACAAATTATCTTTCCATGGACCTGCTCCGTTTCACCACGGCGGGCAGTGTCGACGACGGAAAATCCACGCTCATCGGGCGGCTGCTCTATGATTCCAAGGCGATCTTTGACGACCAGCTCGAGGCGATCGAGCGCGCAACCGAGCAGCGAGGCGAGGATCATCTCAACCTTTCGCTGCTGACCGACGGACTGCGCGCCGAACGCGAGCAGGGCATCACGATCGACGTGGCCTACCGTTATTTTGCGACACCGCGGCGCAAGTTCATCATCGCGGACACTCCCGGGCACATCCAGTACACCCGCAACATGATCACGGGGGCGTCGACGGCAAACCTGGCCATCGTGCTCGTGGATGCGCGCAAGGGCATCGTTGAGCAGACGTGCAGGCATTCCTTCGTGGCGGCTCTGCTGCGCATCCAGCATCTTGTCGTGGCGGTGAACAAGATGGACCTGGTCGACTGGTCGGAGGAACGCTTCAACGAGATCGTCCACAAGTACAAGGAGTTCGCCTCGCGGCTGGAGATTCCTGACATCCGCTTCATCCCGCTTTCGGCGCTGCACGGAGACAATGTGGTCGAGCCTTCGGCCAGAATGCCCTGGCACCAGGGCGGTTCGCTCCTTTATGCGCTGGAGACGGTTTATATCGGCAGCGACATCAATCATGTCGACGCGCGGTTTCCCGTACAGACCGTCATCCGGCCCAACACCAACGAGCATCACGACTACCGGGGTTTCGCCGGCCGGATAGCGGGCGGCGTCTTCAAGCCCGGCGACTCAGTTGTCGCATTGCCGAGTGGAAGGACCTCACGCATTGCTTCGATTCACGGGCCGGACGGAATTGTCGGGGAGGCCTTTGCTCCGATGTCGGTGGCGATGACCCTTGAGGATGAGATCGACATCTCGCGCGGCGACATGCTGGTGAAGGCCAACAATGCGCCGCAGGGCTCGCAAGACATCGAGGCGATGATATGCTGGTTCTCGGAGAAGCCCCTTCAGCCCGGAGGAAAGTATCTCATCCGGCACACGACGCGCGAGGCGAAGTGCGTGGTGAAGACGGTGCGCTACAAGGTTGACATCAACACGCTCCATCGCGTGCCGGAGGACACGTCAATTGGCATGAACGACATCGGCCGCATTTATCTTCGGTCCTCCCAGATCCTGATGTGCGACACCTATCGTCGCAACCGGGCGACGGGCAGTTTCATCCTCGTGGACGAGTTTTCCAACGCGACGCTGGCGGCCGGCATGATCGTCGCGACCAGCCACGCGGACCTGCCTGCGGGAGAGTTCATGGACATGGGCGGATTGTGA